Genomic DNA from Frondihabitans sp. PAMC 28766:
GGCATCGGCATCATCCATCGCAACCTCTCGATCGAAGACCAGGCGGCGCACGTCGACAAGGTCAAGCGCTCGGAGTCGGGCATGATCACCAACCCGGTCACCACGTCACCTGACGCGACCGTCGCCGACGTCGACGCGCTCTGCGGCCAGTTCCGCGTCTCCGGTCTGCCGGTCGTCGAGCGCGACGGCACGCTCGTCGGCATCATCACCAACCGCGACATGCGCTTCGTGTCGCAGTTCGAGATGGCCACCACGCTCGTCCGCGACGTCATGACCTCCGAGAACCTCATCACCGCGCGCGAGGGTGTCGACCCCGACTCGGCCGTCGCGATCTTCGCGCAGCACAAGATCGAGAAGCTGCCCCTCGTCGACGAGGCGGGCAAGCTGCGCGGTCTCATCACGGTCAAAGACTTCGACAAGAGCGAGAAGTATCCCGACGCCACGAAGGACGACGAAGGTCGCCTGCGCGTGGGCGCTGCGATCGGCTTCTTCGGTGATGCCTGGCAGCGTGCGCAGGCGCTTCGCGACGCCGGCGTCGACGTGCTCGTCGTCGACACCGCCAACGGCGAGAGCGCCGGCGAGATCGACATGATCAAGCGCATCAAGGCCGACCCGACCTTCGACCACATCGACGTCATCGGCGGCAACGTCGCGACCCGCTCGGGCGCCCAGGCGCTGATCGACGCCGGTGCCGACGCCATCAAGGTCGGCGTGGGCCCGGGCTCGATCTGCACCACCCGCGTCGTCTCCGGCGTCGGCGTGCCGCAGGTCACGGCGGTCTACGAGGCGTGGCTCGCCGCCCGCGAGGCCGGCGTGCCCGTCATCGCCGACGGTGGCCTGCAGTACAGCGGCGACATCGCCAAGGCGCTCGTCGCCGGCGCCGACACCGTCATGCTCGGCTCGCTTCTCGCCGGCTGCGACGAGAGCCCCGGTGACATGGTCTTCTTGAACGGCAAGCAGTTCAAGGCGTACCGCGGCATGGGCTCGCTCGGCGCCATGCAGACTCGCGGCAAGAACACTTCGTACTCGAAAGACCGCTATTTCCAGGCCGACGTCCCCTCCGACGACAAGCTCATCCCCGAGGGCGTCGAGGGCCAGGTGCCCTATCGCGGTGCGCTCGGCAATGTGGTCTACCAGCTGGCCGGCGGCCTGCGCCAGTCCATGTTCTACGTCGGCGGCCGCACCGTCCCCGAGCTGAAGGCCCGTGGCAAGTTCGTGCGCATCACGGCGGCTGGCCTCAAAGAGAGCCACCCGCACGACCTGCAGATGGTCGTCGAGGCGCCCAACTACCGCGGCTAGCCCCTCCCCCCCGTTTTACCTATAGGTGCGGCCCTCCCGACAGGAAACTTCCTGTCGGCGGGGCCGCTTCCCTGTGGAGAATGCCTGGGGCCTGTGGAGAACCGGGCGACCGCCCACATCGGCCCGACACCCTGTCAGGATGCATCTTCCCGCCTGCCCCATCGAGGGTGTCTACGCTGCCCATTCCGTCGCCGACGATCGTGCCCTTCGGAGATCCTGCGCACGAGGCGAGATCGTGCGCGTTCGGCGCGGCGCCTACGTCCTGGCCTCGCTGTGGCACCAGGCGCGGCCCCGCGAGAAGAGCCTGCTGCGGATCGCCGCGGTGAGCTCGACCCGCGGCTTCGCCGACCTGCTGTCGCATCACTCAGCGGCGGCCGTCCTGGGCATCCGGACTCTCAGCGAAGACGACCGGGTGCACATCGTCGACCCCCGAGCGCGGACGACCAGAACAGTCAGCGGTCTCGTCATCCACGCGGGCAGCCCGGATCGACACGAAGCTCTCGGTCTCGAGCCCTTCCGAGCGACCGGCACAGCGCGGACGGCGGCCGACCTCGCGCTGACCACGCCGTTTCGGGACGGCGTCGCCGCTCTGGACTCCGCGCTGCACCAGCAGGAGACGGAAGACGGTCGAGAAGTGCTTCTCGCCGCAGTGAGGCGCGAAGTGGATGCGAGCGAGCGCGTCCACGGGCAGAAGACGGCTCGACGCGTGCTCGAGTTCGCCGACCATGGGGCCGCCAACCCGGGTGAGAGTGCGTCCCGCGTCGTCATGGCCGAGCTCGGCTTCGCTTCGCCGCGACTGCAGGAGCCGTTCGACATCGGCCGCGGCACGAACGCCTTCGTCGACTTCTGGTGGGAGCGCGCCGGTGTCGTCGGCGAGTTCGACGGCTTCGAGAAATACTCCGACCCCGGGATGCTGAACGGGCGAACGCCGTCCGACGTCGTCGTCGCGGAGAAAGAACGCGAATCGCGTCTCCTGGCCGATCGTCGAGTCCGCCGCGTCGTGCGGTGGACCTGGGACGACGTCATGCACCCGGACCGCCTCTACCGGCTGCTGGCTCGGGCCGGAGTGCCGCGATAGCCCGCGCGACGCTCCCCGCAGGGTTGCGGCCCGAGCGACAGGAAGTTTCTGTGCGGGGGACGCCTGCCTATAGGTAAAACGGGGGACCGGTAAGGTTGGGGCGTGACTGAGGTAGAGATCGGCGTCGGCAAGCGCGCCCGCAGAGCGTACGCATTCGACGACATCGCAGTCGTCCCGTCAAGACGCACGCGAGACCCGCGCGACGTCAACGTCGGCTGGTCGATCGACGCGTTCCAGTTCGAGACCCCGATCATCGCGGCCCCCATGGACAGCGTGATGAGCCCCGAGACGGCGATCCGCATCGGGCAGCTCGGCGGCCTCGGCGTGCTCGACCTCGAAGGCGTGTGGACGCGGTACGACGACGCCGACGCGATCCTGAAAGAGATCCGCGAGCTGTCCGACGACGCCGCGACCACCAGGATGCAAGAGATCTACGCCGCCCCCATTCGCCCCGATCTCGTGACCGCTCGTCTGGCCGAGATCCGCGCAGCGGGTGTCGTGGTCGCGGGGGCGCTCAGCCCTCAGCGCACGCAAGACCTCTACCAGACGGTGGTCGACGCCGGGGTCGACGTGTTCGTGATCCGCGGCACCACCGTCTCGGCCGAGCACGTGTCGAAGAGCAGCGAGCCGCTCAACCTGAAGAAGTTCATCTACGAGCTCGACGTGCCCGTGATCGTGGGCGGCGCCTCGACCTATACCGCCGCGCTGCACCTCATGCGCACCGGCGCCGCCGGCGTGCTCGTCGGCTTCGGCGGTGGGGCCGCCTCGACCACGCGTTCCACGCTCGGCATCCACGCGCCGATGGCGACGGCTCTCGCCGACGTCGCAGGCGCTCGGCGCGACTACCTCGACGAGTCGGGCGGGCGCTACGTGCACGTCATCGCCGACGGTGGCCTCGGCACGAGCGGCGACCTCGTCAAGGCCGTCGCTGTCGGCGCCGACGCGGTGATGCTCGGCGCGGCCCTCGCTCGCGCCACCGACGTGCCCGGCGGCGGCTACCACTGGGGCGCCGAGGCGCACCACCCCGAGCTGCCCCGAGGCCGCCGCGTGCACGTCGGCTCGACCGGCACCCTCGAGAACATCCTCTACGGCCCGACGCCGACGGCCGACGGCACCGCGAACCTCATGGGCGCCCTGCGCCGCTCAATGGCCACGACCGGCTACAGCGACCTCAAGGAGTTCCAGAAGGTCGAAGTCGTGGTGGCCCCGTACCACCCGCACTGACCGACCTTCCCTACGCCTCGGGCGAACCGAGGGCCCCTCAGGGAATCAGTCGCCCCGGATCCTGGTTGTCTCCACGAACGAGCAGCCCGGCTCCTCGGCGCACGGCCGACGGTAGGCTGAGACGACTGCCCCTGATTCTTCTGGAGACCAGCCCATGGTTGACGTGCGTCGTGTGAAACTCCCTGGTGTGGGGGTTCTGCACACCTTCATCACCGACGACGGTGGCAAGTGCGGCGTGATCACGCATCGCTCGGGTCACAGCGACCTCATCACGTTCAGCGACGAGGGCGACGGCAAGGACGTCAAGAAGGTGTCGCTCCGTCTGAGCGAAGACGAGGCGCACACCCTCGCCGAGCTGCTCGGCGGCACCCGCATCACCGAGTCGCTGTCGGCGCTCGAGCAGATGCCCGGCCTCAGCATCGACTGGTTCACCGTCGACTACGACGACAACATCGCCGGCCAGCCCCTGGGTGACCTCGCCGCGAAGGGCGTCGTCGGCCTCACCGTCGTCGCCGTGGTGCGCGGCGAGACCGCCAACCCGGCGCCGTCGGGCGACTTCCGCGTGTTCCCCGGCGACACCCTCGTGGTGGCCGGGTCACCCGAGAAGGTGGCGAAGGCGTTCTCGTTCTACCGCAGCGGCGGCTTCAAGCCTCCTGTGGCGAGCACCGCCTCGGTCGACTCCCCGCCGGGGCCAGCCCCTACCCCGGAAGCTAGCAGGGATGGACCTGGGCGAAGAGCTCCTCGTCCTCGGCATCCTGCTGCTCATCGCCTATGTGCTCGGCCGGCTCGCCAAGCTCATCGGGTTGCCCACGATCCCCGTGTACATGGTGGTCGGGCTGCTGGCGAGCCCGCACGTCGGCTTCTTCCCGCTGAGCTTCGGGCAGAACAAGATCGAGCTCATCGCGATCTTCGGCCTGATCCTGCTGTTGTTCAACCTCGGGCTCGAGTTCGACCAGGACGAATTCTTCGGCAACGTCGGCCGCCTCGTGCTCTCGGGTGGCAGCTACATCTTCGCCAACATGGTCGTCGGGCTCGCGTTCGGCTTCTGGCTGGGCTGGGGCACGCGCGAGGCCCTGATCGTCGCGGGGATCACGGCGACGTCGTCGAGCGCGATCGTCACCAAGCTGCTCATCGAGCTCGGCCGCCTGGCGAATGCCGAGACGCCGATGATCCTGGGCGTCACCGTCGTCGAAGACATCTTCATCGCGATCTACCTCGCCATCGTCTCGGTCGTGCTGAGTGGCGAGACCAACCCGGTGCCCATCATCGGCAAGCTGGTAGTCGCATTCGTCTTCTTGATCGTCATGTTCACGATCGCGCGAAAAGGCGGGGCACTCGTCTCGCGACTGATGCGCACGCGCGACGACGAGCTCTTCACGGTTCTGTTCTTCGGTCTGGCCGTGGCATTCGCCGGCATCGGCGAGCTGCTCGGCGTGACCGACGCGATCGGTGCCTTCCTGATCGGCCTGATCTGCGGCGCCACCCGCTACCGCACGCGCATCGAGACGTTCGCGCTGCCCATGCGCGACGTCTTCGCCGCGTTCTTCTTCCTCAACTTCGGCCTGGGCCTCAACCCCAGCCTGTTCCCCGAAGTGCTCTGGCCGGTGCTCGCCGCCTGCCTGATGACGATGCTCGTCAACCTAGGGGCGGGGCAGTTCGTGGCGTGGCTCAACCACCTCGGCCCGAGGGCCGGGCTCAACACGTCGTTCATCCTGCACAACCGGGGCGAGTTCGCACTGATCCTGGCCACGCTGTCGGCCGGGGCCGGTCTCGACGCGCGCATCCAGCCGTTCGCCGGGCTCTACGTGCTCGTGATGGCCATCGTCGGGCCGCTCCTTGCCAGCAATTCCGAAAGGATTGGTGGCGTACTCTTGCGTTCGCGGAAGAAAGTCGCTGATGGCGGCCCACCCCGCACGGCTGCCTCTCGCGGAAGCGAAGAGATAGCTTTGATGGAGGCCGCACTGGCGGGCGAGAGCCTGCCGGGTCGGCCCGACGAAGTCATGTCGACCGACCTCGACTCCGACGGCACCGAGGTGGCACGCCCAGCGGCGTTCGACCCCGAGTCGTTCGATTTCGAGGCCGACGACGGCGACGAGAGCGACTCCATCGACGACAGCGACTACGACGACGGTGTCCCGGTCGACCCGGCAGCAGAGCAGGCTGGGCAGCAGTCCGACCAGCGAGCCACCCGGCGAGCCGAGCCCCGGCAGAGAGACCCCGAGTATTAGAAGATGTCCGACACACGAGTGAGCGACGACCTTCCCGAGACCATGTGGGAGGTCGCTCGCACGCCGAAGTGGATCGCAGCCCTCGTCTTCGCCCTCGCGCTGGCAGCGCTCTTCGCCTTCCTCGGTCACTGGCAGCTCGACCGAAGCGTCGAGAGCCTGAAGCCCGCACACACCGCGACGGAGACGCGCGTGCCGCTCTCGAGCGTGCAGGCGCCGCAGAAGAAGTTCCTCGACAAGTTCACCGGCCAGAAGGTGAGCCTCACCGGCACCTTCGACACGAAAGACTTCAGCGTGCTCAGCGACCGCCTGCAGCACGAAGACTCGGGCTACTGGCTCATCGGCCGGTTCGACTACACGTCGCAGAACGCCTCCGTCGTCGTCGCCCTCGGCTGGTCGAAGACCGCCGCCGGTGCGCGTCAGGCGATCTCGTCGGTGCCGACTTCACCGACCACCCTGTCGATCGGCGGCCGCTACCTCCCGACCGAAGACGTCGACGACGGCAAGTACGAGCAGAACGAGGCGACCGTCCTCTCCATTGCGCAGGTCATCAACGAGTGGCCCGACTTCGACGGCGGCGACGTGTACAACGGCTACATCGTCACCGACCGCACCTGGGGCGGCATGACCGCGATCTACTCGCCGCCGCCCATCGACAAGGCCACCGTCAACTGGCTCAACATCTTCTACGCCGTCGAGTGGGTCGTCTTCGCGGGCTTCGCGATCTTCCTCTGGTATCGCCTCGTGCGCGACGACTTCGAGCGCCAGATCGAAGAGGCCGAAGAGGCCGCGGCCGCCGATCGGGCCCTTCTCCTCGACTCCGCTGTCAGTTCGCCGCCCAGCGCCGACTAGGCGCAGATCAACATTTAGACTGGATTTCATGCCTCTGAAGCCTCGGCCGCGCAACATCCCCAAGATCCCGGGGGCCGTGCGCCTGTACAAGATCTCCGCCTACGTCACCGGTGTGATGCTGCTTCTGCTCTGCCTCGAGATGGTGCTGAAGTACACGCCCCTGCACGTCGAGTTCGCGCTCGGCGACCCCCGTGGGCTCCTCGTGCCGGCCGGCACGATCCGCCACCCGGCGCTCGACCTGTCGCTCGGCATCCTGATCGTGCACGGCTGGCTCTACGTCGTCTACCTCTTCATGGACTTCCGGCTCTGGAGCATCATGCGCTGGAATTTCACGCGCTTCGTGCTCATCGCCCTCGGCGGTGTCATCCCGCTGATGTCGTTCTTCGTCGAGGCCCACATGGCCAAGATCGCCCTCTCCGAATATGAGACCCTCCGGGCCGAGCGCGAAATCGCCCTTGCCGCTCAGGGTGCCACCGCGTGAGCGACGAGACCGCTCAGAAGCCCGTCCTGGTCGTCGACTTCGGCGCCCAGTACGCCCAGCTGATCGCCCGCCGCGTCCGCGAGGCAGGCGTCTACAGCGAGATCGTCCCGCACACCATCACGGCGGCCGAGGTCGCGGCGAAGAGCCCCGTCGGCATCGTGCTCTCGGGCGGGCCGTCCAGTGTCTACGAAGAGGGTGCGCCGTCCCTCGATCCTGCGATCCTCGAGCTCGACGTGCCCGTGCTCGGCATCTGCTACGGGTTCCAGGCGATGGCCGTCGCCCTCGGCGGCGAGGTCGCGCAGACCGGCCTGCGCGAATACGGCGCCACCGATGTGCACGTCTCGGGCACCGGCTCTGCCTCGACTCTGCTCGATGGCCAGCCCGCAGACCAGACGACGTGGATGAGCCACGGTGACTCCGTCAGCAAGGCGCCGGCAGGATTCGAGGTGCTCGCTTCGAGCGCGTCGACTCCGGTTGCGGCCTTCGCCTCCGATGCCCGTCGCCTCTACGGCGTGCAGTGGCACCCCGAGGTCAAGCACTCCGCCTACGGCCAGGCCGTGCTCGAGAACTTCTTGCACCGTGCCGCCGGCATCCCCGCCGACTGGAACAGCGGCAGCGTCATCGCCGAGCAGGTCGCCCGCATTCAGGCGCAGGTGGGTTCCGCCCGCGTCATCTGCGGCCTGTCCGGTGGAGTCGACTCCGCGGTCGCCGCGGCGATCGTGCACAGGGCCGTCGGTGATCAGCTCACCTGCGTGTTCGTCGACCACGGTCTGCTGCGCGCCGACGAGCGCGCCCAGGTCGAGAAAGACTACGTCGAGGCGACAGGAGTCCGTCTGGTCACCATCGATGCCGAGCAGCAGTTCCTCGACGCCCTGGCCGGAGTCACCGACCCCGAGCAGAAGCGCAGGATCATCGGAGCTTCGTTCATCCGCTCGTTCGAAGAGGCCGCGTCGGCCCTCGTGCTCGAGGCCGCGGCGTCGTCTGACGGCGACGGCGAAGTGAAGTTCTTGGTGCAGGGCACGCTCTATCCCGACGTCGTCGAATCGGGCGGCGGCACCGGCACCGCCAACATCAAGAGCCACCACAACGTGGGTGGCCTCCCGGACGATCTGCAGTTCGAGCTGGTCGAGCCGTTGCGCA
This window encodes:
- the guaB gene encoding IMP dehydrogenase; the protein is MDQPDPFGFIGLTYDDVMLLPGQTDVIPSEADTSSQLTKRIRVAVPLLSAAMDTVTESRMAIAMARQGGIGIIHRNLSIEDQAAHVDKVKRSESGMITNPVTTSPDATVADVDALCGQFRVSGLPVVERDGTLVGIITNRDMRFVSQFEMATTLVRDVMTSENLITAREGVDPDSAVAIFAQHKIEKLPLVDEAGKLRGLITVKDFDKSEKYPDATKDDEGRLRVGAAIGFFGDAWQRAQALRDAGVDVLVVDTANGESAGEIDMIKRIKADPTFDHIDVIGGNVATRSGAQALIDAGADAIKVGVGPGSICTTRVVSGVGVPQVTAVYEAWLAAREAGVPVIADGGLQYSGDIAKALVAGADTVMLGSLLAGCDESPGDMVFLNGKQFKAYRGMGSLGAMQTRGKNTSYSKDRYFQADVPSDDKLIPEGVEGQVPYRGALGNVVYQLAGGLRQSMFYVGGRTVPELKARGKFVRITAAGLKESHPHDLQMVVEAPNYRG
- a CDS encoding GuaB3 family IMP dehydrogenase-related protein encodes the protein MTEVEIGVGKRARRAYAFDDIAVVPSRRTRDPRDVNVGWSIDAFQFETPIIAAPMDSVMSPETAIRIGQLGGLGVLDLEGVWTRYDDADAILKEIRELSDDAATTRMQEIYAAPIRPDLVTARLAEIRAAGVVVAGALSPQRTQDLYQTVVDAGVDVFVIRGTTVSAEHVSKSSEPLNLKKFIYELDVPVIVGGASTYTAALHLMRTGAAGVLVGFGGGAASTTRSTLGIHAPMATALADVAGARRDYLDESGGRYVHVIADGGLGTSGDLVKAVAVGADAVMLGAALARATDVPGGGYHWGAEAHHPELPRGRRVHVGSTGTLENILYGPTPTADGTANLMGALRRSMATTGYSDLKEFQKVEVVVAPYHPH
- a CDS encoding cation:proton antiporter, with amino-acid sequence MDLGEELLVLGILLLIAYVLGRLAKLIGLPTIPVYMVVGLLASPHVGFFPLSFGQNKIELIAIFGLILLLFNLGLEFDQDEFFGNVGRLVLSGGSYIFANMVVGLAFGFWLGWGTREALIVAGITATSSSAIVTKLLIELGRLANAETPMILGVTVVEDIFIAIYLAIVSVVLSGETNPVPIIGKLVVAFVFLIVMFTIARKGGALVSRLMRTRDDELFTVLFFGLAVAFAGIGELLGVTDAIGAFLIGLICGATRYRTRIETFALPMRDVFAAFFFLNFGLGLNPSLFPEVLWPVLAACLMTMLVNLGAGQFVAWLNHLGPRAGLNTSFILHNRGEFALILATLSAGAGLDARIQPFAGLYVLVMAIVGPLLASNSERIGGVLLRSRKKVADGGPPRTAASRGSEEIALMEAALAGESLPGRPDEVMSTDLDSDGTEVARPAAFDPESFDFEADDGDESDSIDDSDYDDGVPVDPAAEQAGQQSDQRATRRAEPRQRDPEY
- a CDS encoding SURF1 family cytochrome oxidase biogenesis protein, which codes for MSDTRVSDDLPETMWEVARTPKWIAALVFALALAALFAFLGHWQLDRSVESLKPAHTATETRVPLSSVQAPQKKFLDKFTGQKVSLTGTFDTKDFSVLSDRLQHEDSGYWLIGRFDYTSQNASVVVALGWSKTAAGARQAISSVPTSPTTLSIGGRYLPTEDVDDGKYEQNEATVLSIAQVINEWPDFDGGDVYNGYIVTDRTWGGMTAIYSPPPIDKATVNWLNIFYAVEWVVFAGFAIFLWYRLVRDDFERQIEEAEEAAAADRALLLDSAVSSPPSAD
- a CDS encoding DUF3817 domain-containing protein, giving the protein MPLKPRPRNIPKIPGAVRLYKISAYVTGVMLLLLCLEMVLKYTPLHVEFALGDPRGLLVPAGTIRHPALDLSLGILIVHGWLYVVYLFMDFRLWSIMRWNFTRFVLIALGGVIPLMSFFVEAHMAKIALSEYETLRAEREIALAAQGATA
- the guaA gene encoding glutamine-hydrolyzing GMP synthase, producing the protein MSDETAQKPVLVVDFGAQYAQLIARRVREAGVYSEIVPHTITAAEVAAKSPVGIVLSGGPSSVYEEGAPSLDPAILELDVPVLGICYGFQAMAVALGGEVAQTGLREYGATDVHVSGTGSASTLLDGQPADQTTWMSHGDSVSKAPAGFEVLASSASTPVAAFASDARRLYGVQWHPEVKHSAYGQAVLENFLHRAAGIPADWNSGSVIAEQVARIQAQVGSARVICGLSGGVDSAVAAAIVHRAVGDQLTCVFVDHGLLRADERAQVEKDYVEATGVRLVTIDAEQQFLDALAGVTDPEQKRRIIGASFIRSFEEAASALVLEAAASSDGDGEVKFLVQGTLYPDVVESGGGTGTANIKSHHNVGGLPDDLQFELVEPLRTLFKDEVRAIGRELGLPEVIVGRQPFPGPGLGIRIVGEVTHERLELLRQADKIARTELTAAGLDGEIWQCPVVLLADVRSVGVQGDGRTYGHPIVLRPVSSEDAMTADWTRLPYDVLARISNRITNEVAGVNRVVLDVTSKPPGTIEWE